A genomic segment from Hippoglossus stenolepis isolate QCI-W04-F060 chromosome 3, HSTE1.2, whole genome shotgun sequence encodes:
- the abhd14b gene encoding protein ABHD14B encodes MSAVKMSEGSVQVASCGAPLFYRQSEPATGEARMSVLLLHGIRFSSENWLNIGTLETLAKAGCRAVAIDLPGLGQSKSAEAPAPVGELAPASFLKEVCEQLSLGPVVVISPSLSGMYSLPFLLQHQALIRAYVPVAPICTDKFTAEQYQSVTVPSLIVYGDQDAQLGEVSLRNLSNLANHSVVVMKGAGHPCYLDDPDTWHKALTDFLNTL; translated from the exons ATGTCAGCCGTGAAGATGTCAGAGGGGAGCGTGCAGGTGGCCAGCTGCGGAGCGCCGCTGTTCTACAGACAAAGTGAACCTGCCACTGGGGAAGCGAGGATGTCAGTTTTACTCCTGCACGGCATCCGTTTCTCATCAGAGAACTGGCTCAACATCGGCACTCTGGAGACTCTGGCCAAGGCCGGCTGCCGTGCGGTCGCCATCGACCTGCCAG gaCTCGGCCAGTCTAAGTCAGCCGAGGCCCCGGCACCGGTGGGAGAACTGGCCCCTGCGAGTTTCCTGAAGGAGGTGTGTGAGCAGCTGAGCCTGGGCCCCGTGGTGGTGATCAGCCCGTCCCTCAGTGGGATGTACTcgctccccttcctcctccagcaccagGCTCTGATACGAGCCTACGTCCCAGTAGCTCCCATCTGCACCGACAAATTCACAGCAGAGCAGTACCAGAGTGTGACG gTCCCATCGCTCATCGTCTACGGTGACCAGGACGCTCAGCTCGGAGAGGTGTCGCTCCGCAACCTGAGCAATCTGGCCAATCACAGCGTGGTGGTGATGAAAGGTGCGGGTCATCCCTGTTACCTGGACGACCCGGACACGTGGCACAAAGCTCTCACAGACTTCCTCAACACGCTGTGA
- the mst1 gene encoding hepatocyte growth factor-like protein → MKLLLSCILLTVPLVTGYRSPLNDFQRSEGRELVPTAWNSVRVLTIQGQNLEDCATRCSESLDCRAFNFETRPIVTCKHLPWVGDGSYAEVKRNVNCDLYEKKVYVRKCIVGQGEDYRGKVLTTKSGLTCQQWWSKFPHDHRWTPNAANGLELNYCRNPDGDRIGPWCYTTDTEQRYESCNIPQCKDEVCITCNGEDYRGQVDHTVSGRECQRWDQQYPHQHIYQPEKYPDKSLDDNYCRNPDASPVPWCYTTDPEVERENCEISKCTEVRVEKRQRSSFTTHCFRGRGEDYRGNVNETTSGIPCQRWDDQDPHEHPFYPNTYECKGLEENYCRNPDGSEAPWCFTSVPEMRTALCLQIKRCADDIEAEDCYQENGKNYRGMVRKTRKGITCQKWTVNTPHRTKINTRTHPEGNLTENYCRNPDGDQHGPWCYTTDPKTEFDYCAIKQCAGEKVSLTDPEEDVEFTECGKREDRAQSSRLRIVSGVPGNSPWTVSLRDRKGNHFCGGSLVSPRWVISTKQCFSSCYVDLPGYSAMMGTLFRDPQEGEPGVQTIPLTKIVCGPSESQLVMLQLEYPAQFNERVSQICLPPERYIVSEGTTCEIAGWGETKGTGDSTVLNVAQIPVLSNRACNQYFRGRVRENEMCTGTFQGGVGACERDYGGPLACQHSDCWVLEGVIIPMRRCGHPGQPNIFIRVSVYVDWIKKVMEMA, encoded by the exons atgaagctgctgctgtcctgTATTCTGCTGACTGTCCCGCTGGTCACTG gGTACCGCAGCCCCCTGAATGACTTCCAGCGCTCTGAGGGCCGAGAGCTGGTTCCCACCGCCTGGAACTCAGTTCGGGTGTTGACGATCCAGGGACAGAACCTGGAGGATTGTGCCACACGCTGCTCTGAGTCACTGGACTGCAG AGCGTTCAACTTCGAGACACGGCCCATCGTCACCTGTAAGCACCTGCCCTGGGTGGGCGACGGCAGCTACGCGGAGGTGAAGAGAAACGTGAACTGTGACCTTTACGAGAAGAAGG tcTACGTCAGGAAGTGCATCGTGGGACAAGGAGAAGACTACCGGGGGAAAGTGTTGACCACAAAAAGTGGTCTCACCTGCCAACAGTGGTGGTCCAAGTTCCCTCATGATCACAG GTGGACTCCCAATGCTGCAAATGGTCTGGAGCTGAACTACTGCAGGAATCCAGACGGGGATCGAATCGGTCCGTGGTGCTACACCACAGATACTGAGCAACGCTATGAAAGCTGCAACATTCCCCAGTGCAAAGACG AGGTTTGCATCACGTGTAACGGAGAAGACTACAGAGGGCAGGTGGACCACACTGTGAGTGGCAGGGAGTGTCAGAGATGGGACCAGCAGTATCCTCACCAACACATCTACCAGCCGGAAAA GTATCCTGACAAAAGCTTAGATGATAACTACTGTCGTAACCCTGATGCCTCCCCGGTGCCCTGGTGTTACACCACAGACCctgaggtggagagggagaacTGCGAGATCAGCAAGTGCA CTGAAGTTCGCGTTGAGAAACGTCAGCGCTCCAGCTTCACCACCCACTGCTTCCGCGGCCGAGGCGAGGATTACCGTGGCAATGTCAACGAGACGACGTCAGGTATCCCCTGCCAGAGGTGGGATGATCAGGATCCTCACGAGCATCCCTTCTACCCAAACACATACGAGTGCAA GGGCTTGGAGGAGAACTACTGTCGTAACCCAGATGGGTCGGAGGCTCCCTGGTGCTTCACATCTGTGCCAGAGATGAGGACGGCGCTCTGCTTACAGATCAAACGCTGTGCAGACGACATAGAAGCCGAGG ATTGCTAccaagaaaatggaaaaaactaCAGAGGAATGGTCCGTAAGACCCGTAAGGGAATCACCTGCCAGAAATGGACCGTTAATACACCTCACCGGACCAA GATCAACACAAGGACACATCCCGAGGGCAATCTGACAGAGAATTACTGTCGTAACCCAGATGGGGACCAGCACGGACCCTGGTGCTACACCACTGACCCCAAAACTGAGTTTGACTACTGTGCCATTAAACAGTGtg CTGGAGAGAAAGTGTCCCTGACTGATCCAGAAG AGGATGTTGAGTTTACCGAgtgtggaaagagagaggacCGTGCCCAGAGTAGCAGGCTGCGTATCGTGAGCGGGGTTCCAGGAAACTCGCCGTGGACAGTGAGTCTCAGAGACAG GAAAGGAAACCATTTCTGTGGAGGATCCCTGGTTAGCCCCAGATGGGTGATCAGCACCAAGCAGTGCTTCTCCTCTTG CTATGTGGACCTGCCTGGTTACTCGGCCATGATGGGGACACTGTTTCGCGATCCACAAGAAGGAGAGCCCGGCGTGCAAACCATCCCTCTCACCAAGATCGTCTGTGGGCCCTCTGAATCTCAGCTGGTCATGCTACAACTGGAATA TCCTGCCCAGTTTAATGAGCGTGTCTCACAGATCTGCCTCCCTCCTGAGCGCTACATTGTGTCTGAGGGGACAACCTGTGAGATCGCAGGATGGGGTGAGACAAAAG GGACTGGAGATTCGACCGTACTCAACGTGGCCCAAATACCGGTTCTTAGCAACAGGGCATGCAACCAGTACTTCAGAGGTCGTGTTCGTGAGAATGAGATGTGCACAGGCACGTTTCAGGGTGGCGTGGGTGCCTGTGAG AGAGACTACGGCGGCCCTTTGGCGTGTCAACACAGTGACTGCTGGGTACTCGAGGGTGTGATCATCCCCATGAGGCGCTGCGGACACCCGGGCCAGCCCAACATCTTCATCCGTGTCTCCGTCTACGTGGACTGGATCAAGAAGGTCATGGAGATGGCTTAA
- the si:ch211-161c3.6 gene encoding high mobility group AT-hook 2b isoform X1 — MSDSGTKEPSPPPTTDQSPPEPPRRGRGRPRKQQQEPVGPPTPKRPRGRPKGSKNKGPKIAPKKVEPVGERRPRGRPRKWPQRVVQEVTEEQQGPSGEAEEGPSQRSSSQVMPQEEGK, encoded by the exons ATGAGTGACAGTGGGACCAAAGAGCCGTCTCCCCCGCCGACCACTGACCAGTCACCTCCTGAACCACCGCGCAGGGGGAGGGGTCGGCcgaggaaacagcagcag GAGCCCGTTGGACCCCCGACTCCAAAGCGACCGAGAGGACGACCGAAAGGCAGCAAGAACAAAGGCCCCAAAATTGCACCCAAG AAGGTAGAGCCTGTTGGGGAGAGACGACCACGCGGGCGACCCAGGAAATGG CCTCAGAGAGTAGTTCAAGAAGTAACTGAAGAGCAGCAG gGCCCTTCAGGCGAGGCAGAGGAGGGCCCTTCGCAGCGCTCGTCATCTCAGGTTATGCCGCAGGAGGAAGGGAAGTAG
- the si:ch211-161c3.6 gene encoding high mobility group AT-hook 2b isoform X2: MSDSGTKEPSPPPTTDQSPPEPPRRGRGRPRKQQQEPVGPPTPKRPRGRPKGSKNKGPKIAPKVEPVGERRPRGRPRKWPQRVVQEVTEEQQGPSGEAEEGPSQRSSSQVMPQEEGK, encoded by the exons ATGAGTGACAGTGGGACCAAAGAGCCGTCTCCCCCGCCGACCACTGACCAGTCACCTCCTGAACCACCGCGCAGGGGGAGGGGTCGGCcgaggaaacagcagcag GAGCCCGTTGGACCCCCGACTCCAAAGCGACCGAGAGGACGACCGAAAGGCAGCAAGAACAAAGGCCCCAAAATTGCACCCAAG GTAGAGCCTGTTGGGGAGAGACGACCACGCGGGCGACCCAGGAAATGG CCTCAGAGAGTAGTTCAAGAAGTAACTGAAGAGCAGCAG gGCCCTTCAGGCGAGGCAGAGGAGGGCCCTTCGCAGCGCTCGTCATCTCAGGTTATGCCGCAGGAGGAAGGGAAGTAG